The following is a genomic window from candidate division WOR-3 bacterium.
GGATCTGACCCGATGTTACCCGTACCTGCGTATCCGTTTTCTACACAGCAGTAATCCACTGCAACCCTTCCTCCGGCAGTGAGATATATGTTGGGATTTCCTCCGCTGTATGACATATTTCCCCAAACCACACAGTTTTTCAAAACAGCTACGCTTCCGTATACCCTTACACCCCCTCCTCTCTGGATAGAAACGTTGTTCACTATCGTGTTGTTTTCTATTAAAGCCGTGTCATCGACAGCCCCCCAGACCCAGATACCTGATCCTCCGTAGTCATCACCTCCTTCGTTTAGCATTATCAAGTTGTTTCTTATGACGCTATGCGAATAAAATTCAGATACGCCCGCTCCGTACCTGCCATAGTTGAGCATTATGACATTTGATGTTATTCTCGGGCTCGCATCGGCAATTCTGATACCTCCGCCTCCTGCGCTGTGAAGACCTGATGAGACCTGCACGTTGTTGTTCACTATTAAATTGGCTTTTATAACGGGGGAGGCCGAATCTATAAATATTCCCCCTCCTTCCCTGAACAAAATTCCGCCGCTGTGGACATCCGGCCAGACAGTCCCCGTGCCTCCGGTCAAAGTGAAACCGCATAGAACTGAATTTGTGTCCTCATGGTCGATGAATCTAACGCAAGACGCCGTGTCAGGATGATAAGGATTGCTCCCGTCAATTATTGTGCTGGAGATATAAGAATTGTCTCCTGTTGTCAAGAAGTTGCTTGCCACAGTTATTTTTTTCCCGAAAAACCTGATATTTTCATAATACCTGTTCGGCTCAACTAATACCGTGTCAAAATCCAGCGCGGAATTTATTGCCTGCTGTATGCTCGTGTAGTCATTCGGCACGTTTATTATCGTGCCCAATATCAGGGATGGAACAAAAAACAACGACAAGAATATCATTTTCAATTTTCCTCCTTTTTTTTCCACTATTAAATTAGACGTATTTTTTGAAGATGTGTGACAAATTTTAGAAAAAAATATCTTTATCCAAAATATTCAATATAATTAGGACTACTTAAAAATGCTGAAATTCATACACGGAAAATTCATCAAGGCGATAGCGATATACGCAGGAAGCCTGAAACTGTTTTCGAGAAACGCCAAGCTTTTCTTGGCTGGCTCTTTTTTCGTCGGTATGGGTTTTTCGGGGTTTACGCTTCTTTTTAACCTCTATTTGAAATCTATAGACATAGACGAAACGGGAATCGGGCACATAATCACCGCGACCACCATGGGTACGCTTTTAATGGCAATTCCTGCCTCGATTCTGATAAGAAAAATATCGATAAAGAAAATTCTTCTTCTTTCTACACCTTTGACTATTTTCACGTACTTCATACAGATCGTCGGGTTCAACTACAACATGATAATCACCGGCGGAATACTATCGGGTATTTTCACAGTTTTTTTTCAAATAGCCGCCGCACCTTTTTTCATGAGAAATTCCACGCCAAAAGAAAGACCTTACCTTTTCAGTATGAACTTCGCCGCTCAACTCATAGCCGGGGTTCTCGGAAGCGTCATAGGGGGTTTTCTGCCAGGAATTATAGCGAGACTCGGACTTGTTCCGCACGTAACATACCGTTACACGCTTTTTATATTCGGTGGTCTTGTTCTAATCGCTTTACTGCCGTATCTTCTGATCAGGGAATGTTCTGAAAAGGAAATTAAAAACGACAAGTTCAAGTTCAAAACAGAGAAAAAAGTTGTTGTCCGATTGTTCCTTCCGAACCTGGTGACCGGTTTAGGCGCGGGGTTGAGTATCCCGTTCATAAATCTATACTTCGATGAGTTGTTTTCCGCCTCGACAAAAATGATTGGCATCGTATTCGCCGGCTCCCAGTTTTTGATGATATCTGGTATTCTTTTATCTCCACTGCTCGCTGAAAAACTCGGTAAGATAAAAACCGTAGTCTATTCACAGTTTCTGTCTATCCCTTTTCTTTTAATCATGGGGATGACAACTAATTTTTACTTCGCGGTCCTCGCTTTTCTAGTCCGAGCGGCACTCATGAACATGGCTCAGCCCCTTTTCACCAACTACGCTATGGAACAGGTACACAAGGATGAACAGCCCCTGACCAATGCTTTGCTGGTAATTGCCTGGACGGCAGGCAGGGGCGTCAGTGCGAGTATAGGCGGATTTCTAATCGAGAGGTTTTCATACACCCTGCCCTTTTTTACAACAAGCGCATTGTATCTGGTTTCAAGCCTTTTGATACTTGGGTTTTTCGGACTGACACGCAAATCTGACAGAGAAGTTGATGTTCAAGGGCCAATATAAGAATTAGGATTTTTTAAATAGAATATACACCAAAAATTTTATTAACTGCAAAAACCCTTTAATTAACGTCATAAAATACTTTACAAGGCATTGTAAAAATGTTATGAAACAGTAACTCCGAGTCTTTGGAGCTAAAACTGCGGGGGTCATGCCCAGAGAACAGCAGGGTTGGACCGTAAACAGTCCAGCCTTCCACCTTAACCCTCTCATATTGCCCTTTCTTTCAACCTGCCTTAAAATAGCTTAATGTAATATTTTTAACTGGGAGGCAACTGTGGAAAACAACTCCAATCAGGAAAGATTCGAAGTAAAAGCCGACGAACTCGTAAAAAAAATCAATGAAATTCTGAAAGAAGGCAACGCAAAAAAAATCATAATTCAAAACGAAAAAGGGGAAACTGTCGCAGAGTTTCCCCTTACGGTAGGCGTCGTCGGCATTTTCCTTTCTCCAATGCTCGCGGCCGCGGGCGCAATAGCGGCTCTGGCTACAAAATGCACTATTATTGTCGAAAAAAGACAATCCCAAAAAAAGGAATAATAAATGTACAAAATTCTTTTGCCAATTTTGTTTACCGCTCTGTTTTCATGCTCCGGTCAAGTCCCTGAATCAGTTGAAAATGCCGAGTTTACACAGGTTTTAGATCGGTATTTCGCCTTTATCGATGTCGGAGATTACGAAGGGGCTGTAGAGATGCTCACCCCATTGACGATCGAAAAGCTCTCAGACAACATTGAAGAACACCTCCATTCTATAAAACAAATCGTGGACGACGATTCGTTGCTCAAAAATAAAATGATCGAAGTTTACGGAATTTCTCTGGAAGAAGTATTATCAAAGAACGACACACAATTGATAGCGCTCTATTTCCAGAAAATCCCCAAATATTTCGAACTTGACA
Proteins encoded in this region:
- a CDS encoding MFS transporter; this encodes MLKFIHGKFIKAIAIYAGSLKLFSRNAKLFLAGSFFVGMGFSGFTLLFNLYLKSIDIDETGIGHIITATTMGTLLMAIPASILIRKISIKKILLLSTPLTIFTYFIQIVGFNYNMIITGGILSGIFTVFFQIAAAPFFMRNSTPKERPYLFSMNFAAQLIAGVLGSVIGGFLPGIIARLGLVPHVTYRYTLFIFGGLVLIALLPYLLIRECSEKEIKNDKFKFKTEKKVVVRLFLPNLVTGLGAGLSIPFINLYFDELFSASTKMIGIVFAGSQFLMISGILLSPLLAEKLGKIKTVVYSQFLSIPFLLIMGMTTNFYFAVLAFLVRAALMNMAQPLFTNYAMEQVHKDEQPLTNALLVIAWTAGRGVSASIGGFLIERFSYTLPFFTTSALYLVSSLLILGFFGLTRKSDREVDVQGPI
- a CDS encoding DUF4342 domain-containing protein, whose product is MENNSNQERFEVKADELVKKINEILKEGNAKKIIIQNEKGETVAEFPLTVGVVGIFLSPMLAAAGAIAALATKCTIIVEKRQSQKKE